The following proteins are encoded in a genomic region of Amphiura filiformis chromosome 18, Afil_fr2py, whole genome shotgun sequence:
- the LOC140140083 gene encoding uncharacterized protein isoform X1, giving the protein MKIWKYYRLIFVLFFSTLFTQQICAQDICQQPLVTGPCEALIKRWGYDEQQGNCVEFVYGGCEGNHNNFPSLVDCQRRCEASEGYIRLIGDQPLQGRVEILHNSQWGTVCIDDGWGIEEANVVCRQLGSPSLRALRTSSVNDAGLIGGQGWNQPIWLSNVLCDGSEDSLDSCQYRLDEPNNCYHSDDVVVECALPGYIGCYGNVPQSWSQFDIFQPQLTIASCLTSCRNRDFLIGALQGQYCRCGNDGGDIGDLELSTKCDTPCPGNNGQYCGGSDGATSFYATNLGGAIGDFNLINPSSGSLASPSFPGPYTTSAQWDLNFPDWVTLEIRMPYFDLNGDDHLLFLNGETGSPLEILTEDSGGASTYFIVGPVRQLDILLEANDVNSGALGFILFYQVFDADAPTRPPAPPTTRQPQPQPTTRTTTTKPTPPPPTTPPPRPPPTRPQPPTVAPPQPPTAAPPEPTTKATTTTKAPPQPTTRPTTRRPPPPPQRTTKETPTTKKTTTARRTQQPPIQTTARQTVRATTTKATTAISGKDGTRRRFIIDWWFEVWTFICVGVFVVGAVLITLICWKSGKWKWLKGPRRRHHVIHRRYSSRSSWSDFYNFEPKDGLGWNHKHRRTSDSSSNSSHKHHRRHRRHDSHSSWSSTWAPSTPSRISIPSSVSHSSHSSSHYGFQQNGSTQYLIDPNHSYPGVIYHEGYPGQAPVAYPISVPHEEPIQDPIVPEVEVIDPCPYDGPPIPLHEVILDPTPTPPCDPVLPQDLIIPQEEIFDPCPAACDSTHLQDPIIPQAVPDPPPCPDGLPATEPIGSQPSRHSSTPTQRSGSLYHISSTHASSHGSIHDHSSRRSSHVSSRSDVVPDPPAAPPPPPPPLTPFGSPHIPEATPMHIGEPDCGPSDYTSQIDPPSLQLDAGPESHPPPPPPPDQSFIIVADVEPYIVEENTDRDIRKKMKKKKTKKDKKSKHKDRSESSSNSSREQRFKGFGFGKSKKITEEQPIEPEQVLERDCGPSEFLDMSTEVPQPGLIPTSESTNEDLIIPEVEPYIMAESDHQARSTDDSNKHGKRSKIYGNGKSKKKSRKKKSKDADVPDDIGEDEIEAVISGLDQSIQQAAERYHTHSIASLSVASDIPSPDGIDNHGYVSSSYTHESSANHKQHIRIPSEVSGMGPQVLMSAPVYWPPFPQSPIRFQTLMKCS; this is encoded by the exons ATATTTGTCAACAACCCTTAGTGACTGGACCATGCGAAGCTCTAATTAAGCGTTGGGGTTATGACGAGCAGCAAGGAAACTGTGTCGAATTTGTATATGGAGGGTGTGAAGGAAATCACAATAACTTCCCTAGTCTAGTTGACTGCCAAAGAAGATGTGAAGCCAGTGAAG GTTACATTCGCCTTATAGGTGATCAGCCATTACAAGGGAGGGTGGAGATTTTGCATAACAGCCAGTGGGGAACAGTTTGCATTGACGATGGATGGGGTATAGAGGAAGCCAATGTAGTATGTAGACAGCTAG GATCGCCATCATTGCGAGCGTTGCGCACCAGCTCAGTAAACGATGCTGGTCTTATAGGAGGTCAAGGGTGGAACCAGCCCATCTGGTTGTCTAACGTACTCTGCGATGGATCTGAAGACTCTCTCGATAGCTGCCAGTACCGGTTAGACGAACCTAACAACTGCTATCATTCCGACGATGTGGTTGTTGAGTGTGCGC tACCGGGCTATATAGGTTGCTATGGCAATGTTCCCCAGTCGTGGAGTCAGTTTGACATCTTCCAGCCACAACTTACCATCGCGTCATGTCTAACGTCGTGCCGAAACAGAGACTTTCTGATTGGAGCCTTGCAAGGACAGTATTGCCGGTGCGGTAACGATGGTGGCGATATTGGCGATTTGGAACTTTCAACCAAATGCGATACACCGTGTCCGGGTAATAATGGACAATACTGTGGCGGAAGTGATGGGGCGACAAGTTTTTACGCCA CCAATCTCGGCGGTGCTATCGGCGACTTTAACCTGATAAACCCGAGCTCCGGATCCCTCGCGTCACCGTCTTTCCCTGGACCATACACTACAAGCGCCCAATGGGACTTAAATTTTCCAGATTGGGTAACCCTAGAGATCCGTATGCCATATTTTGATCTCAACGGAGATGATCATTTGTTGTTTCTCAATGGCGAGACTGGATCTCCACTTGAGATTCTAACTGAAGATTCTGGTGGAGCTTCTACGTATTTTATTGTTGGACCAGTCAGACAACTTGACATCTTGCTGGAAGCTAATGATGTCAATAGTGGTGCTTTGGGATTCATTCTGTTTTATCAAG TTTTTGATGCCGATGCACCCACTAGACCTCCAGCACCTCCTACAACTAGACAACCACAACCACAGCCAACAACCAGAACAACAACTACAAAGCCAACTCCCCCACCGCCAACTACTCCACCCCCAAGACCACCACCAACAAGGCCTCAACCCCCGACAGTAGCACCGCCGCAACCTCCAACAGCTGCACCACCGGAACCAACGACTAAAGCTACGACAACAACAAAAGCCCCACCACAGCCGACAACACGGCCCACTACACGGAGACCGCCACCTCCGCCACAGAGAACGACGAAAGAAACACCGACAACAAAG AAAACTACCACTGCAAGACGTACCCAGCAACCGCCTATACAAACAACAGCAAGACAAACGGTCAGAGCAACAACCACAAAGGCCACAACAG ccattTCAGGAAAGGATGGCACCCGTCGAAGATTTATCATTGATTGGTGGTTCGAAGTCTGGA CATTCATATGCGTTGGTGTGTTTGTTGTCGGTGCTGTGCTGATCACTCTTATTTGTTGGAAGAGCGGAAAATGGAAATGGCTTAAGGGACCTCGACGTAGGCA TCACGTGATACATCGGCGATACAGCAGCCGTAGCAGTTGGAGTGACTTCTATAATTTTGAGCCGAAGGACGGGCTGGGATGGAACCATAAACACCGACGAACCAGTGACAGTAGTAGTAATTCATCGCACAAACA TCACAGACGCCACCGACGACATGACAGTCATAGTAGCTGGAGCTCCACGTGGGCACCAAGCACGCCCTCACGTATCAGCATTCCAAGCAGTGTCTCACATAGTTCACACAGTTCCTCACATTATGGCTTCCAGCAAAACGGATCCACCCAATATCTCATTGATCCTAACCATAGCTACCCAGGTGTCATTTACCATGAAGGTTACCCTGGGCAAGCTCCTGTGGCCTATCCCATTTCAGTCCCACACGAGGAACCCATACAAGATCCTATTGTCCCAGAAGTGGAAGTTATTGACCCATGTCCTTACGATGGACCTCCGATTCCACTACACGAAGTCATATTAGATCCTACCCCTACTCCTCCTTGTGACCCCGTGCTGCCACAAGATCTTATAATCCCACAAGAAGAAATATTCGACCCGTGCCCTGCTGCTTGTGATTCCACGCATCTTCAAGACCCGATAATTCCACAAGCGGTACCAGATCCACCGCCATGCCCTGATGGTCTTCCAGCAACCGAACCTATAGGTTCTCAACCTTCCCGAcattcatcaacaccaacacAGCGGTCTGGGTCTTTATATCACATTTCTAGCACTCATGCATCCTCACACGGTAGTATACACGATCATTCTTCAAGACGATCGTCACACGTTTCATCCAGGTCAGATGTCGTTCCTGATCCCCCTGCAGcgcctccaccaccaccaccaccactgacGCCTTTTGGTTCTCCACATATACCAGAAGCAACACCGATGCATATTGGCGAGCCTGATTGTGGTCCAAGTGATTATACCAGTCAAATTGACCCACCATCGTTGCAGCTAGATGCGGGTCCTGAATCACATCcacctccccctcccccaccagACCAAAGTTTTATTATCGTTGCAGACGTGGAGCCTTACATCGTAGAAGAAAACACCGACAGAGATATacggaagaagatgaagaagaagaagacgaagaaagacAAAAAGTCGAAACACAAAGACAGATCAGAATCCAGCAGTAACAGTAGTAGAGAACAACGGTTCAAAGGATTTGGTTTTGGAAAGTCCAAGAAAATCACAGAAGAACAGCCAATAGAGCCAGAACAGGTATTAGAACGTGATTGTGGCCCAAGTGAGTTTCTTGATATGTCAACGGAGGTACCACAACCTGGTCTAATACCAACGTCAGAATCTACTAATGAGGACTTGATCATTCCCGAAGTGGAACCGTACATCATGGCCGAATCTGATCATCAAGCgagatctactgatgatagcaacaaACATGGAAAGCGATCCAAAATATATGGGAATGGAAAATCAAAGAAAAAGAGTAGGAAGAAGAAGTCTAAAGATGCTGACGTACCAGATGATATAGGAGAAGATGAAATCGAAGCGGTTATATCTGGACTAGATCAAAGTATCCAACAAGCTGCAGAGAGATATCACACACATAGCATTGCAAGTTTGTCCGTGGCATCAGATATTCCTTCACCAGATGGCATTGACAATCATGGATATGTTAGTAGCAGCTACACACACGAATCCTCTGCAAACCATAAACAACACATACGAATTCCATCTGAAGTCAGCGGCATGGGTCCGCAGGTCTTAATGTCGGCTCCAGTTTATTGGCCCCCTTTCCCGCAGTCCCCGATACGATTCCAGACGTTGATGAAGTGTTCGTAG
- the LOC140140083 gene encoding uncharacterized protein isoform X2 — MKIWKYYRLIFVLFFSTLFTQQICAQGYIRLIGDQPLQGRVEILHNSQWGTVCIDDGWGIEEANVVCRQLGSPSLRALRTSSVNDAGLIGGQGWNQPIWLSNVLCDGSEDSLDSCQYRLDEPNNCYHSDDVVVECALPGYIGCYGNVPQSWSQFDIFQPQLTIASCLTSCRNRDFLIGALQGQYCRCGNDGGDIGDLELSTKCDTPCPGNNGQYCGGSDGATSFYATNLGGAIGDFNLINPSSGSLASPSFPGPYTTSAQWDLNFPDWVTLEIRMPYFDLNGDDHLLFLNGETGSPLEILTEDSGGASTYFIVGPVRQLDILLEANDVNSGALGFILFYQVFDADAPTRPPAPPTTRQPQPQPTTRTTTTKPTPPPPTTPPPRPPPTRPQPPTVAPPQPPTAAPPEPTTKATTTTKAPPQPTTRPTTRRPPPPPQRTTKETPTTKKTTTARRTQQPPIQTTARQTVRATTTKATTAISGKDGTRRRFIIDWWFEVWTFICVGVFVVGAVLITLICWKSGKWKWLKGPRRRHHVIHRRYSSRSSWSDFYNFEPKDGLGWNHKHRRTSDSSSNSSHKHHRRHRRHDSHSSWSSTWAPSTPSRISIPSSVSHSSHSSSHYGFQQNGSTQYLIDPNHSYPGVIYHEGYPGQAPVAYPISVPHEEPIQDPIVPEVEVIDPCPYDGPPIPLHEVILDPTPTPPCDPVLPQDLIIPQEEIFDPCPAACDSTHLQDPIIPQAVPDPPPCPDGLPATEPIGSQPSRHSSTPTQRSGSLYHISSTHASSHGSIHDHSSRRSSHVSSRSDVVPDPPAAPPPPPPPLTPFGSPHIPEATPMHIGEPDCGPSDYTSQIDPPSLQLDAGPESHPPPPPPPDQSFIIVADVEPYIVEENTDRDIRKKMKKKKTKKDKKSKHKDRSESSSNSSREQRFKGFGFGKSKKITEEQPIEPEQVLERDCGPSEFLDMSTEVPQPGLIPTSESTNEDLIIPEVEPYIMAESDHQARSTDDSNKHGKRSKIYGNGKSKKKSRKKKSKDADVPDDIGEDEIEAVISGLDQSIQQAAERYHTHSIASLSVASDIPSPDGIDNHGYVSSSYTHESSANHKQHIRIPSEVSGMGPQVLMSAPVYWPPFPQSPIRFQTLMKCS; from the exons GTTACATTCGCCTTATAGGTGATCAGCCATTACAAGGGAGGGTGGAGATTTTGCATAACAGCCAGTGGGGAACAGTTTGCATTGACGATGGATGGGGTATAGAGGAAGCCAATGTAGTATGTAGACAGCTAG GATCGCCATCATTGCGAGCGTTGCGCACCAGCTCAGTAAACGATGCTGGTCTTATAGGAGGTCAAGGGTGGAACCAGCCCATCTGGTTGTCTAACGTACTCTGCGATGGATCTGAAGACTCTCTCGATAGCTGCCAGTACCGGTTAGACGAACCTAACAACTGCTATCATTCCGACGATGTGGTTGTTGAGTGTGCGC tACCGGGCTATATAGGTTGCTATGGCAATGTTCCCCAGTCGTGGAGTCAGTTTGACATCTTCCAGCCACAACTTACCATCGCGTCATGTCTAACGTCGTGCCGAAACAGAGACTTTCTGATTGGAGCCTTGCAAGGACAGTATTGCCGGTGCGGTAACGATGGTGGCGATATTGGCGATTTGGAACTTTCAACCAAATGCGATACACCGTGTCCGGGTAATAATGGACAATACTGTGGCGGAAGTGATGGGGCGACAAGTTTTTACGCCA CCAATCTCGGCGGTGCTATCGGCGACTTTAACCTGATAAACCCGAGCTCCGGATCCCTCGCGTCACCGTCTTTCCCTGGACCATACACTACAAGCGCCCAATGGGACTTAAATTTTCCAGATTGGGTAACCCTAGAGATCCGTATGCCATATTTTGATCTCAACGGAGATGATCATTTGTTGTTTCTCAATGGCGAGACTGGATCTCCACTTGAGATTCTAACTGAAGATTCTGGTGGAGCTTCTACGTATTTTATTGTTGGACCAGTCAGACAACTTGACATCTTGCTGGAAGCTAATGATGTCAATAGTGGTGCTTTGGGATTCATTCTGTTTTATCAAG TTTTTGATGCCGATGCACCCACTAGACCTCCAGCACCTCCTACAACTAGACAACCACAACCACAGCCAACAACCAGAACAACAACTACAAAGCCAACTCCCCCACCGCCAACTACTCCACCCCCAAGACCACCACCAACAAGGCCTCAACCCCCGACAGTAGCACCGCCGCAACCTCCAACAGCTGCACCACCGGAACCAACGACTAAAGCTACGACAACAACAAAAGCCCCACCACAGCCGACAACACGGCCCACTACACGGAGACCGCCACCTCCGCCACAGAGAACGACGAAAGAAACACCGACAACAAAG AAAACTACCACTGCAAGACGTACCCAGCAACCGCCTATACAAACAACAGCAAGACAAACGGTCAGAGCAACAACCACAAAGGCCACAACAG ccattTCAGGAAAGGATGGCACCCGTCGAAGATTTATCATTGATTGGTGGTTCGAAGTCTGGA CATTCATATGCGTTGGTGTGTTTGTTGTCGGTGCTGTGCTGATCACTCTTATTTGTTGGAAGAGCGGAAAATGGAAATGGCTTAAGGGACCTCGACGTAGGCA TCACGTGATACATCGGCGATACAGCAGCCGTAGCAGTTGGAGTGACTTCTATAATTTTGAGCCGAAGGACGGGCTGGGATGGAACCATAAACACCGACGAACCAGTGACAGTAGTAGTAATTCATCGCACAAACA TCACAGACGCCACCGACGACATGACAGTCATAGTAGCTGGAGCTCCACGTGGGCACCAAGCACGCCCTCACGTATCAGCATTCCAAGCAGTGTCTCACATAGTTCACACAGTTCCTCACATTATGGCTTCCAGCAAAACGGATCCACCCAATATCTCATTGATCCTAACCATAGCTACCCAGGTGTCATTTACCATGAAGGTTACCCTGGGCAAGCTCCTGTGGCCTATCCCATTTCAGTCCCACACGAGGAACCCATACAAGATCCTATTGTCCCAGAAGTGGAAGTTATTGACCCATGTCCTTACGATGGACCTCCGATTCCACTACACGAAGTCATATTAGATCCTACCCCTACTCCTCCTTGTGACCCCGTGCTGCCACAAGATCTTATAATCCCACAAGAAGAAATATTCGACCCGTGCCCTGCTGCTTGTGATTCCACGCATCTTCAAGACCCGATAATTCCACAAGCGGTACCAGATCCACCGCCATGCCCTGATGGTCTTCCAGCAACCGAACCTATAGGTTCTCAACCTTCCCGAcattcatcaacaccaacacAGCGGTCTGGGTCTTTATATCACATTTCTAGCACTCATGCATCCTCACACGGTAGTATACACGATCATTCTTCAAGACGATCGTCACACGTTTCATCCAGGTCAGATGTCGTTCCTGATCCCCCTGCAGcgcctccaccaccaccaccaccactgacGCCTTTTGGTTCTCCACATATACCAGAAGCAACACCGATGCATATTGGCGAGCCTGATTGTGGTCCAAGTGATTATACCAGTCAAATTGACCCACCATCGTTGCAGCTAGATGCGGGTCCTGAATCACATCcacctccccctcccccaccagACCAAAGTTTTATTATCGTTGCAGACGTGGAGCCTTACATCGTAGAAGAAAACACCGACAGAGATATacggaagaagatgaagaagaagaagacgaagaaagacAAAAAGTCGAAACACAAAGACAGATCAGAATCCAGCAGTAACAGTAGTAGAGAACAACGGTTCAAAGGATTTGGTTTTGGAAAGTCCAAGAAAATCACAGAAGAACAGCCAATAGAGCCAGAACAGGTATTAGAACGTGATTGTGGCCCAAGTGAGTTTCTTGATATGTCAACGGAGGTACCACAACCTGGTCTAATACCAACGTCAGAATCTACTAATGAGGACTTGATCATTCCCGAAGTGGAACCGTACATCATGGCCGAATCTGATCATCAAGCgagatctactgatgatagcaacaaACATGGAAAGCGATCCAAAATATATGGGAATGGAAAATCAAAGAAAAAGAGTAGGAAGAAGAAGTCTAAAGATGCTGACGTACCAGATGATATAGGAGAAGATGAAATCGAAGCGGTTATATCTGGACTAGATCAAAGTATCCAACAAGCTGCAGAGAGATATCACACACATAGCATTGCAAGTTTGTCCGTGGCATCAGATATTCCTTCACCAGATGGCATTGACAATCATGGATATGTTAGTAGCAGCTACACACACGAATCCTCTGCAAACCATAAACAACACATACGAATTCCATCTGAAGTCAGCGGCATGGGTCCGCAGGTCTTAATGTCGGCTCCAGTTTATTGGCCCCCTTTCCCGCAGTCCCCGATACGATTCCAGACGTTGATGAAGTGTTCGTAG
- the LOC140140084 gene encoding uncharacterized protein yields the protein MAASMTSQSCDLTKCSKCHQLLKSPRSLPCLHSYCATCLDDQAKDSPISKVKCVECGEEFDIPPGGLKEWQPLAIVHRLTEQKAMQMELMSKETIHCTSCTWFGGEDEQDDKSLPPTAVARCTECDDYLCKQCFAIHKSQRHSKDHPVITLQELREGKVLDASAYEQKMCVKHKGETLLFYCETCDVPICRQCGFIAHRHPVHKHSELEQAAKERNKQLQQLQESSGKNEEEVNKALKDIRKKRRDFDLAVSEARIQIKDTVQKLKSSYLKRLEEARKVVEEELNTIEKEGLETIKTADNQLLSITSRVSTAKAITKILKESGSEFELASDYGSLKAVLQEVVAAEPATIINAGQSLTEVKFEENTAQNSEKIVIGRVRSRGTRRNRELKKTPVLKMEFGNAGNEKLAHALDVTVTPRGDIAVSDHHAANVKIFGADGAFKSIFNVNVGVDAGRLSNPWCIQVGPDNLFYVTDLQTPYVKIFDLQGTYKRYFHTVSPDNVAYTTHGSSTVCGLAFNLQGHVLAGNITHKFISCHSLDGKHLMSIKLTISPWFLSVTSKGSIIVSPYSGSSDVQLIDNTGQILFKLQIPVGVSSWSPEGLVISTLFKVGEDEDEVFIADRGNGYAVYRYSTSGKYIGCVTKGVSGVHSMTLSGDNNLLIVADTSSVKCFEV from the exons ATGGCTGCCTCGATGACCTCTCAATCATGTGACCTTACCAAGTGCAGTAAATGTCATCAACTTCTGAAGTCTCCCCGTAGTCTTCCTTGTTTACACAGCTACTGTGCAACCTGCTTAGACGACCAAGCCAAAGATTCACCTATAAGCAAAGTGAAATGTGTTGAATGTGGAGAAGAATTCGACATCCCACCAGGTGGCTTGAAAGAATGGCAACCACTAGCGATTGTCCACCGGCTAACGGAACAGAAGGCCATGCAGATGGAATTGATGTCTAAAGAAACGATTCACTGTACTTCGTGTACTTGGTTCGGCGGAGAAG ACGAACAGGACGACAAGTCACTTCCACCTACTGCCGTAGCTCGATGTACGGAGTGCGATGACTACttatgtaaacaatgttttgCCATCCACAAGTCACAACGACACAGCAAAGACCATCCTGTTATTACCCTTCAGGAACTTCGCGAAGGTAAGGTCCTGGATGCCAGTGCTTATGAGCAGAAGATGTGCGTGAAACACAAAGGTGAAACCCTGTTGTTCTATTGTGAAACCTGCGATGTCCCCATCTGTCGCCAGTGCGGTTTTATTGCACATCGACATCCAGTACATAAGCATTCTGAGTTAGAACAGGCCGCCAAGGAGAGAAATAAACAACTTCAACAGTTGCAGGAAAGCTCTGGAAAGAATGAGGAAGAAGTCAATAAAGCTTTGAAGGATATTCGTAAGAAAAGACGGGATTTTGATCTAGCTGTTTCCGAAGCCAGGATTCAGATTAAAGATACCGTCCAGAAATTGAAGTCTTCCTATCTAAAACGCCTTGAGGAGGCACGGAAGGTAGTTGAAGAAGAATTAAACACCATAGAGAAGGAAGGATTAGAAACCATCAAGACCGCTGATAACCAGCTGCTTTCCATCACATCCCGCGTATCAACAGCAAAGGCGATTACAAAAATACTGAAAGAAAGTGGATCTGAATTTGAGCTTGCGTCTGATTACGGGAGTCTGAAAGCTGTATTACAAGAAGTTGTTGCAGCAGAACCTGCTACGATCATTAACGCTGGGCAAAGTTTGACTGAAGTAAAGTTCGAGGAAAACACGGCTCAGAATTCAGAAAAGATTGTCATTGGTCGTGTTCGGTCGCGTGGTACACGACGTAATCGTGAGTTGAAAAAGACGCCTGTCTTGAAGATGGAATTCGGAAATGCAGGAAATGAGAAGCTAGCCCATGCACTAGATGTTACCGTGACACCAAGAGGAGATATCGCAGTATCGGATCACCATGCAGCGAATGTCAAGATTTTCGGCGCTGACGGTGCATTCAAGTCTATCTTCAACGTCAATGTAGGTGTCGACGCAGGGAGATTATCCAACCCATGGTGCATTCAGGTCGGCCCTGACAATTTGTTCTACGTCACCGATTTGCAGACACCATATGTGAAAATCTTTGACTTGCAAGGTACTTATAAACGATACTTCCATACGGTATCACCAGATAACGTTGCTTACACAACGCATGGATCAAGTACAGTGTGTGGCTTAGCCTTCAACTTACAAGGTCATGTTCTTGCTGGGAATATCACTCACAAGTTCATAAGCTGCCATTCACTAGACGGTAAACACCTGATGAGTATCAAGCTGACAATATCACCATGGTTTCTTAGCGTCACATCAAAAGGAAGTATCATAGTTAGTCCTTACAGTGGGTCCAGTGATGTCCAACTCATAGACAACACAGGACAGATCTTGTTTAAACTTCAGATTCCCGTCGGTGTTTCATCTTGGAGTCCTGAGGGGCTTGTAATAAGCACATTGTTTAAGGTTGGCGAAGACGAAGACGAGGTGTTTATAGCTGATCGAGGCAACGGATACGCCGTCTATCGATATTCCACTTCTGGGAAGTACATCGGTTGCGTTACGAAAGGTGTTTCAGGCGTACACAGCATGACGTTATCTGGTGATAACAATCTACTTATTGTAGCAGATACCTCATCAGTAAAATGTTTTGAGGTTTAA